Below is a window of Paraburkholderia azotifigens DNA.
CGTCGCTCAGTTCGGCTTTCAGCTTTTGTGCTTCCTTCAGTTCGCGCTGCACGGATTCGATCCGTGCGTCGAGCGATTCGACTTGCTGGGCGAGACCGTCGCGAATCTGCTGCAGCGATTCCATCGAATAGCCGCGCCGTCCGCTTTCCGTGTTTTCGAGCGGACGCTTCAGCATTTCGGTGATGCCCGCGAGCGAGAAACCGAGTGCGCGCAGACGCAGGATGCGCGAAAAGCGTTCGAGGTCGTCCTCGTCGTAAAGGCGATAGCGGCCCTCGCTGCGGCTGGGCGTCACAAGTCCGCGCTCCTCGTAGTACTTGAGCGTACGCGGCGTGACGTTCAGACGCTCGGCGGCGTCGCGCACGGTGAGCAGAGTGGAAGAGTCGGCGTTCGGCATGTCGGCTTTGCTGATCGGCGTGAAGCATTATAGATAAACGTATTGCTTCCGCATTCACGCACGACCGGGTACGCAGCGAAGTGCGCAAAAGAAAAACGCCCGCATTCCAGCGGGCGTTTTCGCGGATGAACCGTAGCGGGGCGCTTAGCCGCCGCGACGCATCATGTCGAAGAACTCGGCGTTGTTCTTCGTCTGGCGGATCTTGTCGAGCAGGAATTCCATCGCTTCGACTTCGTCCATGTCGTGGATGAACTTGCGCAGCACCCAGATCTTTTGCAGGATCTCGGGCTTGATCAGCAGTTCTTCGCGACGCGTGCCGGACTTGTTCAGGTTGATCGACGGATAGACACGCTTTTCCGCGAGACGGCGCTCGAGGTGCACTTCCATGTTGCCCGTGCCCTTGAACTCTTCGTAGATCACGTCGTCCATGCGGCTGCCCGTTTCGATCAGGGCCGTGCCGATGATGGTCAGCGAGCCGCCTTCCTCGATGTTGCGCGCCGCGCCGAAGAAGCGCTTCGGACGTTGCAGCGCGTTCGCGTCGACACCGCCCGTCAGCACCTTGCCCGATGCCGGCACGACCGTGTTGTACGCACGCGCGAGACGCGTGATCGAGTCGAGCAGAATCACGACGTCGTTCTTCATTTCGACGAGGCGCTTGGCTTTTTCGATCACCATTTCGGCGACCTGCACGTGACGCGCGGCCGGTTCGTCGAAGGTCGAGGCGATCACTTCGCCCGCCACCGAGCGCTGCATTTCCGTCACTTCTTCAGGACGTTCGTCGATCAGCAGCACGAACAGGATTACGTCCGGATGGTTCTGCTTGATCGCATGCGCGATGTGCTGAAGCATCACGGTCTTGCCGGACTTCGGCGACGCGACGAGCAGACCGCGCTGGCCTTTGCCGATGGGCGCGATCATGTCGATGATGCGGCCCGTGACATTCTCTTCGCCACGCATTTCACGTTCGAGCAGCAGCACCTTGTTCGGGTGCAGCGGCGTCAGGTTCTCGAACATGATCTTGTGCTTCGAGGCTTCCGGCGGCTGGCCGTTGACCTTGTCGACCTTCACCAGCGCGAAGTAGCGCTCGCCGTCCTTCGGCGTGCGGACTTCGCCTTCGATCGTGTCGCCCGTATGCAGGTTGAAGCGGCGAATCTGCGACGGACTGATATAGATGTCGTCCGTACTCGCGAGATACGAGGTTTCAGGCGAACGCAGGAAACCGAAGCCGTCCGGCAGCACTTCGAGCGTGCCGTCACCGAAGATGGTTTCGCCCGTTTTGGCGCGTTTTTTTAGAATGGCGAACATCAACTCCTGCTTGCGCAGGCGGTTGGCACTTTCGATCTCGAGGCCATTGGCCATCTCGATCAATTGGGACACGTGCAGAGTCTTAAGCTCGGATAAATGCATACGGAGAACCCGCAGAGAAGGTGCGACCTGAAATGAAATCTGGGAGGAGAAGTGAGCGGAACCGCTCAAGGACTTACTCGTCTTTTAGACGTTTTATGGATTCTAGCATAGCACACGCCAAAACCAGCCTGCGCGGCCGGTTCGTGTCGGCGCATGATTCTTGTTGTCAATGTTGTCCGCCGACAACAAGAATCATGCGGCTCGCTCGATGCCCGACTTCATGACACATCGAAGCACTGCGCGAAGCAATGCGGCGAGCCGGGCAGCGCGCAGTCTCTGCGCGCTAACCGCGTATGCGAATCAGAGGTTGCCGTCGAGGAACGCGGTGAGCTGCGACTTCGACAATGCGCCGACCTTCTGCGCCGCGACTGCGCCGTTCTTGAAGAGGATCAGCGTGGGGATGCCGCGCACGCCGAACTTGACGGGCGTGGACTGATGTTCGTCGACATTGATCTTGGCGATCTGCAGGCGATCGGCGTAGTCCTTCGCCACTTCGTCGAGGATCGGCGCGATCATCTTGCACGGGCCGCACCATTCTGCCCAGAAGTCGAGCAGCACGGGTTTGTCGGATTTGACGACGTCCTGTTCAAACGACGCGTCGCTAATATGCTTGATGTGTTCGCTCATTTGTGTGAATACCTCTTTCGGTTCGAGGCCTGCTTTGAATGCCCGCCACGATACAACAAAATCAGAAAACCTACCGTTCGCTTTGCCACAGGACAAACCATGGAAGCCGACGCGGGAAGTATCGTGGGGACACCTTCGAGAGGGCGGACTGGCTTGGCTTTGCGGATCACTTGAACGTCAGTTTAGCCTAAATTGCTATGCGTTGCCCGTCGTGATAGTACGCATTCCGACAGTAGGGTTTCGTGCCGCGCCGTGCGTGCTGGGCCTGATGTCTTCCTGCATGCGGAGCGCGGTGGCTTCCTCGTGACGACACGTATCTGGAGTTCGTGAGCGCGAACACAAGAGGGTGGCCGTGAAGGCTCGAGCAGCTTTTCTTCAGCTTTTCTCCGTGAGCCTCTCGCGTGGCGCATCCAGCGATGTTAGAATGTGTCGTGACGGGCCTCCTCGCATGGAGGGGCGGTCAACCTGGTCAGGTCGGGAACGAAGCAGCCACAGCCGTTTTCCGCCAGTGCCGAGGGTCGGGCTCGTCACCTTCCTTTCTTGTTTTCTGCTTCATTTCTGTCTTACTCCCCGGTTTCATTCTTGCTCAGCGTCGTTCGAAACGCGGCGTTCATCTATCGCCTCCGTAGCGAAATTCAATGATCCGTCAAAGCGTTGTCGCGCCTCGCGCGGGCACGCGATCGATTCGTCTTTTCGCGTCAGCGTTGCTGATACAATTTCCGGATGACCTATCAAGTTCTCGCACGCAAATGGCGGCCGAAGGATTTCGCTTCGCTCGTCGGACAGGAGCACGTGGTGCGCGCGCTCACGCACGCGCTTGACGGCGGCCGTCTGCATCACGCCTATCTGTTTACGGGCACGCGGGGCGTCGGCAAGACGACGCTGTCGCGGATCTTCGCGAAGGCGCTCAACTGCGAGACGGGCGTCACGGCCACGCCTTGCGGCGTGTGTCGCGCGTGTCGCGAGATCGATGAAGGGCGCTTCGTCGATTACGTCGAGATGGACGCGGCGAGCAATCGCGGCGTCGACGAAATGGCCGCGCTGCTGGAGCGTGCCGTGTATGCGCCCGTCGATGCGCGCTTCAAGGTCTATATGATCGACGAAGTGCACATGCTGACGAACCACGCGTTCAACGCGATGTTGAAGACGCTGGAAGAGCCGCCGGCGCACGTCAAGTTCATCCTCGCCACGACCGATCCGCAAAAGATTCCTGTCACAGTGCTCTCGCGCTGTCTTCAGTTCAACCTGAAGCAGATGCCGGCAGGGCATATCGTGTCGCATCTCGAGCGCATTCTCGGCGAAGAGAACATTCCGCATGAAGCGCAGGCGCTGCGCCTGCTCGCGCGCGCCGCGGACGGCTCGATGCGCGATGCGCTGTCGCTGACCGATCAGGCTATTGCGTATTCGGCGAACCAGGTGACGGAAGAAGCCGTACGCGGCATGCTCGGCGCGCTCGATCAAAGTTATCTGATCCGCTTGCTCGATGCGCTCGTCGCGGGCGACGGTACAGCCGTGCTGTCCGTGGCCGACGAAATGGCTTTGCGCAGCCTGTCGTTCTCGACGGCGCTGCAGGATCTGGCGAGCCTGTTGCACAAGATTGCGTGGGCGCAATTCTCACCGTCGTCGGTGCTCGAAGAGTGGCCGGAAGCCGCCGATCTGCGCCGTTTCGCAGACGCGCTGAATCCCGAGCAGGTTCAGCTGTTCTATCAGATCGCAACGATCGGCCGAAGCGAGCTGGGTCTCGCGCCCGACGAATACGCCGGTTTCACGATGACGCTGCTGCGCATGCTCGCGTTCGAACCCGCGCCGAATGGCGGCGGAGGCGGTGGCGTGACGCCGGCTGGACGTTCGACCGTGCCGGCGGCGGGCGCAAAGCGCACGGGTGCGCCCGTTGCAGCCGCACCGCAAGCTCGCGCGAGCGAGCCGGCTGCGCCATCCGTCGCGGCAGCGCCGCGCGTTGCGCCGGTGGCAAAGCCTGAACTCGCGCCCGTTCAGCCCCAAGCCGTCCGCGAGGTGTCTGCGCCTGCGGATCCCGTTGCGCCGGATATCGAAGCAGCGCCTGTCGATGCAGAGGTGACGCCGTTATCCTCGGTCGAATCGGGCGCGAACGCACAGGTGTCCGAGCCAGAAGAAAAAGCTGCGCCGCAAGACGAGACGCCCGTGCCGCCTGCAGCCGCCCCGCGTCGCGCAGGCGGCGCGAGCGCAGCGCTCGACGTATTGCGTAGTGCGGGCATGAAGGTTTCGACGGATCGTGGCCGTTCGGCTGCATCTACACCTGTCGCAGCGGTAGCACCCGCAGCGCCCGCCAAACCGGCCGCGCCGCGCGTCGCCGTGCGCGTGCCGACGCCTGATCCCGCACGCCGCGCCGCAGCCGCCGCGCAACAGGACAGCGCTGTGCGCGCACCCGCTTCTCGTCCCGCGCAGCCGCAAGGCGCATCGGCCGTTCCGCCGTGGGAAGACATTCCGCCCGACGACTACATGCCGGCATCCTCGGACGACGCATTCTTTGCGCCGCCCGACGACAGCTTCGTGCCCGTCTTCGACAGCGGTCCCGACGACATGCTCGTTGGCCGGAGTCAGGCGGCCGCGCCCGCGCCTGCGCCCGTCGTCGATATCCGCACGCTGCCGCCTGCCGTGCCGCTCGACGCCATCGGCTTCGACGGCGACTGGCCGGCGCTCGCCGTCACGCTGCCGCTCAAGGGCATCTCGTATCAGCTCGCCTTCAACAGCGAGCTGATGGCCGTCAACGGCAAGACACTGAAACTCAACGTCGCGGTCCAGCTGTACACCGAGCCCGCGCAGATCGCGAAGCTCAAGGCGGCGCTCGCCGAGCGCCTGGGCAGCGAGATCGACGTGCAGGTCGAAGTCGGCCCCGTGAAACGCACGGGCGCCGTCCTCGATTCGATCGAGCGCGCCAAACGTCAGCAGGAAGCCGAACGCGAGATCGGTGCCGATCCGTTCGTGCAGTCGCTGATCCGCGAGTTCGGTGCGAGCATCGTGCCGGGCTCGGTTCGTCCGCTGATGCCGGGCGGCGAAGGCGGCCAGAGCGCGGCCCACTGATATCCGCGCGCGCCGCCATCGCGCCCAACCGAATTAACTATCACGAAGGAGCAAGTCCATGATGAAAGGCCAACTCGCCGGGCTGATGAAGCAGGCCCAGCAGATGCAGGAAAACATGAAGAAGATGCAGGAGCAACTCGCGCAGATCGAAGTCGAGGGGCAGTCGGGCGCAGGCCTCGTCAAGGTGACGATGACCTGCAAGAACGATGTGCGCCGCGTGTCGATCGACCCGAGCCTGCTCGCCGACGACAAGGACATGCTCGAAGACCTCGTTGCCGCTGCATTCAACGATGCCGTGCGCAAGGCCGAGGCTACCGCGCAGGAAAAAATGGGCGGCATGACGTCCGGCCTGCCGCTGCCGCCGGGCTTCAAGCTGCCGTTCTAATCGCGCAGCATGTGTCGCGCGCGGGCGTGAGGTCATGTCCGCGCGCCGGCCGTTCACGGCCGGACGGCGCGCCTTTTCGCGCGCAGCGACACGACGCGATTCAACCTGTCTCCATCGACGCCGCCGTACCAGCATGAAACAACCTTCCGCCTTGTCGGCGCTCGTCGAAGCGCTGCGCGCGCTGCCCGGCGTCGGTCCGAAGTCCGCGCAGCGCATGGCGTATCACCTGATGCAGCACGACCGCGACGGCGCCGAAAAGCTCGGCCGCTCGCTGCTGTTCGCGACCGAGCATCTGCAGCACTGCGAGAAGTGCAACACCTTCACGGAAGCGCAGATCTGCGAGGTCTGCAGCGACACCGAGCGCGATCCGACCTTGCTGTGCGTCGTCGAAACACCCGCCGACCAGATCATGCTCGAACAGACGATGACCTGGCGCGGCCTGTATTTCGTGCTGATGGGGCGCCTCAGCCCGCTCGACGGCATCGGCCCGAAGGAAATCCATTTCGACCGGCTCGTGAAGCGCGCGACGGACGGCGTCGTCAAGGAAGTCGTGCTCGCGACCAACTTCACCAACGAAGGCGAAGCCACCGCGCATTATCTCGGCCAGACGCTGAAGGCGCGCGGCCTGTCCGTCACGCGGCTGGCGCGCGGCGTGCCCGTCGGCGGCGAACTCGAATATGTCGACGCGGGCACGATCGCGCGCGCGATGCTCGACAGGCGTTCGATGTAGCGCTTCGGCGTCTGGCGAACGCGGTCTGTCCGACACAACAAGATCAGGAGACACATGAGCGCATCGACCCCTACCACGCCGACGGGCAGATCTGCAGGACCGCTCGCGGGCGTCAAGGTGCTCGAACTCGGCACGCTGATCGCGGGCCCGTTCGCCGCGCGTTTTCTCGGCGAGTTCGGCGCCGATGTCATCAAGATCGAAGATCCGAAGGGCGGCGATCCGCTTCGCAAATGGCGCAAGCTCTATCCCGAAGTGGGCGGCACGTCGCTGTGGTGGGCCGTGCAGGCGCGCAACAAGAAATCGGTGACGATCAATCTGAAGGCCGACGAAGGCAAGGAAATCGTCCGCAAGCTCGCAAAAGAAGCGGATATCGTCGTCGAGAATTTCCGGCCCGGCCTGCTCGAAAAGCTCGGGCTCGGCTACGACGTGCTGTCGGCGGAGAACCCCGGCCTAGTGATGGTGCGCCTGTCCGGCTACGGGCAGACGGGACCGTATCGCGACCGTCCGGGCTTCGGCGCGATCGCCGAGTCAATGGGCGGGCTGCGGCACATTACGGGCTATCCGGATCTGCCGCCGCCGCGCATCGGCATTTCCATCGGCGATTCGATCGCCGCGCTGCACGGCGTGATCGGCGCGCTGATGGCGCTGCATCATAAGCAGGCGAACGGCGGCAAAGGGCAGGTCGTCGACGTTGCGCTCTACGAAGCCGTCTTCAACATGATGGAAAGCGTGGTGCCCGAATACGGCGTGTACGGCATGGTGCGCGAACGCACGGGCGCGTCGCTGCCGGGCATCGTGCCGTCCAATACCTATCCGTGCCGCGACGGCAGCATCGTGATCGGCGGCAACAGCGATCCCATTTTCAGGCGGCTGATGCTCGCGATCGACCGCGACGATCTTGCCAACGATCCCGCCCTCGCGCATAACGACGGCCGCGTGCCGCGCACGCAGGAAATCGACGGCGCGATCGCAGCGTGGCTCGCCGACCGCATGATCGACGAAGCGCTCGACGTGCTCAACGCCGCCGACGTGCCCGTGGGCCGCATCTACAGCGTCGCCGACATGTTTACTGATCCGCAATACGTTGCGCGCCAGATGATCCAGACGTTCAAATGGCAGGACGGCCGCGACATCACGCTGCCGAACGTCACGCCGAAGCTCTCGGAAACGCCCGGTGAGACGCGCTGGCTGGGGCCCGAACTGGGTGAACATACGGATGAAGTTCTGCAAACGCTGGGTTATGATGCGGACCACATCGCGAGGTTGCACGCGCAACAGATCGTGTAGCCCACGGGCAAATTAGCGCTACGGCGCGCAGACGGGCGCACAAACGGTGCACAGCTCGCAACAGAACAAAAAACGGAGACAGGACCATGCAACGAAGAAGCTTTCTCGCAGGCTCGGCGGCACTCGCGGGCGCAACGCTCGCCGGCTCGCCGCTCGCTTTCGCACAGAGCGCACAGAACAAGCTGGAGACGTCGAAAGTCGCGATCGCCGTCGGCGGCAAGAATCTTTTCTACTATCTGCCGCTCACCATTGCCGAGCGCCGCAATTTCTTCAAGGACGAAGGGCTCGAAGTGGAAATCTCCGACTTCGCGGGCGGCTCGCAGGCGTTGAAGGCGGCCGTTGGCGGCAGCGCGGACGTCGTGTCCGGCGCGTTCGAGCATACGCTGCTGCTGCAGGCGAAGAACCAGTATTTCCGCGAATTCGTGCTGCAAGGGCGCGCGCCGCAGATCGTGCTCGCCGTGTCGAAGAAGACCATGCCGGGCTACAAGTCGATCGCCGATCTGAAGGGCAAGAAGATCGGTGTGACGGCGCCGGGTTCGTCGACGTCGATCATGGCCAGCTTCGTGCTCGCGAAGGCCGGGCTGACCGCGAAGGACGTGTCGTTTATCGGCGTCGGCGCCGGTGCGGGTGCGATCGCCGCGCTGCAGTCGGGACAGGTCGACGCGCTCGCGAATCTCGATCCCGTCATGACCAAGCTCGAGCGTTCGGGCGAAATCCGCGTCGTGTCGGATACGCGCACGCTCAACGACACGCACACCGTGTTCGGCGGCAATATGCCCGCCGGTTGCCTGTACGCGTCGCAATCGTTCATCAGCAAGAATCCGAATACCACGCAGGCGCTGACCAACGCGATGGTGCGCGCGCTCAAGTGGCTGCAGACGGCAACGGGCACCGAACTGATCAACACCGTGCCCGAGTCGTATCTGCTCGGCGATCGCGCGCTGTATCTGGACTCGTGGCAGCACGTGAAAGAGGCCATGTCGCCCGACGGCCTGATGCCCGCCGACGGTCCCGCGACGTCGCTGAAGACGCTGCAGGCATTCGACGAAACGGTGAAGGGCAAGCCGATCGATCTGTCGAAGGCATGGACGAACGACTTCGTGAAGAAAGCGCTCGCCACCGTTAAGGCGTAACACGCCTTAACGACAGGAATCGCGAACCGTGCCGGGTGTGACTCGCCCGGCCATGCATTTGGCGGCATGCTCGCGCGCGTGCCACGAACGCATCAGCGTGACGCACCCACATCGAACCACCGAAGCATCGAAAGAAGCGAGCCGAACGATGACCGTTGCCGCCCTGGCGCTCGAAAACATCACCTGCACGTTTGCGTCGCGCGAGAAGCGCGGGCAGCGCTACACCGCAGTCAAGGACACGACGCTGCGCATCGCGCCGGGCGAGTTCGTGTCCGTGGTTGGACCGACGGGCTGCGGCAAGTCGACCTTGCTGAACGTGGGCGCGGGGCTGCTCGAACCGTCGTCCGGCGCGGTGACGGTGTTCGGCGAAACGCTGAAGGGCATCAACCGGCGCGCGGGCTACATGTTCCAGGCGGATGCGCTGATGCCATGGCGTTCGGCCTTCGACAACGTGCTGGCAGGGCTGTCGTTCCACGACGTGCCGCGCGCGGAAGCCCGCGCACGCGCCGACGAATGGCTCAAGCGCGTCGGCCTTGGCGGCTTCGGGGACCGTTATCCGCATCAGTTGTCGGGCGGCATGCGAAAGCGGGTCGCGATGGCGCAGACGCTGATTCTCGATCCCGACATCATCCTGATGGACGAGCCGTTTTCCGCGCTCGACATCCAGACGCGCCAATTGATGGAAAACGAACTGCTCGATCTGTGGGCGGCAAAGCGCAAGGCTGTGCTGTTCATCACGCACGATCTGGACGAAGCGATCGCGATGTCGGATCGCGTCGTCGTGTTGTCGGCGGGGCCGGGCACACGGCCGATCGGCGAGTTCAGGATCGACCTGCCGCGTCCGCGAGACGTCGCCGAAGTGCGCACGCATCCGCGCTTCGTCGAACTGCATGCGCAGATCTGGGGCGTGCTGCGCGACGAAGTGCTCAAGGGTTATCAACAGCAACTGAACGTCGCGCCGGAGGGCAACTGAGATGTGGAAAGCATGGCGCCCGAATCGCTCGAATCTCGCCATCTGGCAGTGGCTGCTGCTCGTATTGTGCTTCGTGCTCTGGTACGTGCTGACGAGCCCGACGCTCTTGCCCGCCTTCTATTTCGACGATCCGAACAAGGCCGCGTTCTTTTTCGGCGAGCCTCAGAAAGTTCTGGTGCGGATCTGGGAATGGTTCGCTTCAGGTGAGATTTATCTGCATCTGTGGATCACGCTGATCGAGACGGTGCTAGCGTTCGCGCTCGGCACGGTGCTGGGGCTGGGCGTCGGTTTGTGGCTCGCGCTGTCGCCGCTCGCGAGCGCGCTATTCGATCCGTACATCAAGGCCGCGAACTCGATGCCGCGCGTGATTCTCGCGCCGATTTTCGGCGTGTGGTTCGGGCTCGGCATCTGGTCGAAGGTCGCGCTCGGCGTGACGCTCGTGTTCTTCATCGTGTTCTTCAACGTCTATCAGGGCGTGAAGGAAGTGAGCCCCGTCGTGCTCGCGAACGCGCGCATGCTCGGCGCGAGCCGCAAGCAGCTGCTGCGCGCCGTCTATCTGCCGAGCGCGATGAGCTGGGTGTTTTCGAGCTTGCACACGTCGGTGGGGCTGGCGTTCGTCGGCTCGGTGGTCGGCGAGTATCTGGGCTCGGCGCGCGGCGTCGGCTATCTGATCCTGCAGGCCGAAGGCACATTCGACATCAACACCGTGTTCGCAGGGATTCTCGTGTTGACGGCTTTTGCGCTGATTCTCGATGCGATCGTTGGTGTGCTTGAGAAGCGTCTGATGAAGTGGCAACCGAAGAGCGGCGAGACAGAGAAAATCTGATTGCACTTCACGGTGAATGCGAAGCGGCGCGCGAGCTCGCAGGGGCCACGCGCCGTTTTCACGTTCAGGGCTGGCTAACGCTCAAGGCGTGATGACGATCTTGCCGAGCACCCGGCGCTGCGCCATGTCGTTGAGCGCGCGCGGTGTGTCTTCGAGCGGGTAGCGCGCCGACACCAGCGGCTTGAGCTTGCCCGCGCGTATCCAGCCGAGCATCTCCTGAAACGCAGCCGCATTGCGCTGCGGCTCGCGCCGCGCAAAATCGCCCCAGAACACACCGACGATGCTCGCGCCTTTCAGCAGCGCGAGATTGAGCGGCAGCCTGGGAATTTCGCCGTTCGCAAAGCCGACCACGAGATAACGCCCGCGCCAGCCGATGCTGCGGAAGGCCGGCTCCGCATAGCTGCCGCCGACGGGGTCGTAAATCACGTCTGGCCCATTGCCGTCCGTAAGCGCCTTGATGCATTCGCGGAGGTCTTCCGTCGCGTAGTTGATGGTTGCGTCCGCACCGTGCGCGACGCAGGTCGCGAGTTTTTCGTCGCTCGATGCCGCCGCGATCACGCGCGCGCCGAGCGCCTTGCCGATTTCGACGGCGGCGAGGCCGACGCCGCCCGCCGCACCGAGCACGAGCATCGTTTCGCCCGCTTTCAGTGCCGCGCGATCGACCACCGCGTGATGCGACGTGCCATACGCGAGCGTGAAGATCGCGGCTGTTTCGAGATCGGCATCGTCGGGCAGCGGCACGCAGGCGGCTGCGTCGGCGACGGCCTGCTCGGCGAACCCCCCTTGTTGCGTGTACGCGACCACGCGCATGCCGGGACTGAACTGTGTGACGCCATCGCCGACGGCGCGCACGATGCCCGCCACTTCCGCGCCGGGCGTGAAGGGCAGGGGCGGCTTGAACTGATACTTGTTCTGGATGATCAGCACATCGGGAAAATTGACGCTCGCCGCTTTCACGTCGATCGCGACCTGGCCGGCTTGCGGCAGGAGATCGGGCAACTCTTCGATGCTCAGGGTTTCAGGCGGGCCGTACTGGTTGCAGCGGATTGCGCGCATCGCGTCTCCCATCGATAGGTGTGCGTTACAGTCGTCAAGGATTCATGCACGCTTCATAAGCGTGCTTCCGGGTTGTGTCCAGCCGTTGCATCCATTCCGCAACGCACGTGACGCGACGAACCCCCGCGGTCGGCCAGTGTAATGCAGGTGCGAACGACCGTGCGCTTTCGATGCCGTGCATAGCACGTCGCGGGGCGCTTGAAAGCATAGGCATGCACGGGCTTCGTGTGTCGTTCGCGTGCCTTGTTTCCTCGGTTACAATCGCCGCATGCGAATCCTACTCAGCAATGACGACGGTTATCTGGCGCCAGGCCTTGCTGCGCTTTACGAAGCGCTGAAGCCGCTCGCCGATGTCACCGTGATGGCCCCCGAACAGAATTGCAGCGGCGCATCGAATTCGCTGACGCTGTCGCGTCCGCTGTCGGTGCTGCGCTCGGCCAATGGCTTCTACTACGTGAACGGCACGCCGACCGACTCCGTCCATATCGCGTTGACGGGCATGCTCGACCATACGCCCGATCTCGTCGTGTCGGGTATCAACAACGGCCAGAACATGGGCGAGGACACGCTGTACTCGGGCACCGTCGCGGCGGCTACGGAAGGCATCATGTTCGGCGTACCCGCTATCGCCTTTTCGCTGGTCGACAAGGACTGGGTGCACCTGGAAGACGCGACGCGGGTCGCGGCGGAAATCGTCGCGCATTATCTCGAAAGTCCGTTGCCCGGCCACCCGTTGCTGAACGTCAACATTCCGAACCTGCCTTACGAGCAGCTGCGCGAATGGCGCATCACGCGCCTCGGCAAGCGGCATCCGTCGCAGCCGGTGATCCGGCAGACCAATCCGCGCGGCGAACCGATCTACTGGATCGGGCCGTCGGGCAGTGCGCGCGATGCCAGCGAAGGCACCGACTTCCATGCAGCGGCGAACGGCTTCGTGTCGATCACGCCGCTGCAGCTCGATCTGACCGATACGGCGATGCTGCCCACGGCGTGCGACTGGGTGCGCGCCGGGAGCGGGACTTCATGACCGGCGAGCGCGCAAAGCGCTTTCCGCTTGGACTCGAAGACCTGGTGCGCGAGCCGCGCCGGGCCGACGCGCGCGCAGGCGATGCGCGCGGCGCGAAAACGGCCAAGCCGGCTGTGTCCAGGCTGGCCGTGCCCAAGCCGGTCGCGCCCAAGCCGGCCGCGCCTAAGCCGGCCGC
It encodes the following:
- a CDS encoding MerR family transcriptional regulator: MPNADSSTLLTVRDAAERLNVTPRTLKYYEERGLVTPSRSEGRYRLYDEDDLERFSRILRLRALGFSLAGITEMLKRPLENTESGRRGYSMESLQQIRDGLAQQVESLDARIESVQRELKEAQKLKAELSDDLDYVQRRLAGESADDLIQRRRAAAALKRGAGKGAKT
- the rho gene encoding transcription termination factor Rho, yielding MHLSELKTLHVSQLIEMANGLEIESANRLRKQELMFAILKKRAKTGETIFGDGTLEVLPDGFGFLRSPETSYLASTDDIYISPSQIRRFNLHTGDTIEGEVRTPKDGERYFALVKVDKVNGQPPEASKHKIMFENLTPLHPNKVLLLEREMRGEENVTGRIIDMIAPIGKGQRGLLVASPKSGKTVMLQHIAHAIKQNHPDVILFVLLIDERPEEVTEMQRSVAGEVIASTFDEPAARHVQVAEMVIEKAKRLVEMKNDVVILLDSITRLARAYNTVVPASGKVLTGGVDANALQRPKRFFGAARNIEEGGSLTIIGTALIETGSRMDDVIYEEFKGTGNMEVHLERRLAEKRVYPSINLNKSGTRREELLIKPEILQKIWVLRKFIHDMDEVEAMEFLLDKIRQTKNNAEFFDMMRRGG
- the trxA gene encoding thioredoxin TrxA, which encodes MSEHIKHISDASFEQDVVKSDKPVLLDFWAEWCGPCKMIAPILDEVAKDYADRLQIAKINVDEHQSTPVKFGVRGIPTLILFKNGAVAAQKVGALSKSQLTAFLDGNL
- the dnaX gene encoding DNA polymerase III subunit gamma/tau, encoding MTYQVLARKWRPKDFASLVGQEHVVRALTHALDGGRLHHAYLFTGTRGVGKTTLSRIFAKALNCETGVTATPCGVCRACREIDEGRFVDYVEMDAASNRGVDEMAALLERAVYAPVDARFKVYMIDEVHMLTNHAFNAMLKTLEEPPAHVKFILATTDPQKIPVTVLSRCLQFNLKQMPAGHIVSHLERILGEENIPHEAQALRLLARAADGSMRDALSLTDQAIAYSANQVTEEAVRGMLGALDQSYLIRLLDALVAGDGTAVLSVADEMALRSLSFSTALQDLASLLHKIAWAQFSPSSVLEEWPEAADLRRFADALNPEQVQLFYQIATIGRSELGLAPDEYAGFTMTLLRMLAFEPAPNGGGGGGVTPAGRSTVPAAGAKRTGAPVAAAPQARASEPAAPSVAAAPRVAPVAKPELAPVQPQAVREVSAPADPVAPDIEAAPVDAEVTPLSSVESGANAQVSEPEEKAAPQDETPVPPAAAPRRAGGASAALDVLRSAGMKVSTDRGRSAASTPVAAVAPAAPAKPAAPRVAVRVPTPDPARRAAAAAQQDSAVRAPASRPAQPQGASAVPPWEDIPPDDYMPASSDDAFFAPPDDSFVPVFDSGPDDMLVGRSQAAAPAPAPVVDIRTLPPAVPLDAIGFDGDWPALAVTLPLKGISYQLAFNSELMAVNGKTLKLNVAVQLYTEPAQIAKLKAALAERLGSEIDVQVEVGPVKRTGAVLDSIERAKRQQEAEREIGADPFVQSLIREFGASIVPGSVRPLMPGGEGGQSAAH
- a CDS encoding YbaB/EbfC family nucleoid-associated protein: MMKGQLAGLMKQAQQMQENMKKMQEQLAQIEVEGQSGAGLVKVTMTCKNDVRRVSIDPSLLADDKDMLEDLVAAAFNDAVRKAEATAQEKMGGMTSGLPLPPGFKLPF
- the recR gene encoding recombination mediator RecR, yielding MKQPSALSALVEALRALPGVGPKSAQRMAYHLMQHDRDGAEKLGRSLLFATEHLQHCEKCNTFTEAQICEVCSDTERDPTLLCVVETPADQIMLEQTMTWRGLYFVLMGRLSPLDGIGPKEIHFDRLVKRATDGVVKEVVLATNFTNEGEATAHYLGQTLKARGLSVTRLARGVPVGGELEYVDAGTIARAMLDRRSM
- a CDS encoding CaiB/BaiF CoA transferase family protein produces the protein MSASTPTTPTGRSAGPLAGVKVLELGTLIAGPFAARFLGEFGADVIKIEDPKGGDPLRKWRKLYPEVGGTSLWWAVQARNKKSVTINLKADEGKEIVRKLAKEADIVVENFRPGLLEKLGLGYDVLSAENPGLVMVRLSGYGQTGPYRDRPGFGAIAESMGGLRHITGYPDLPPPRIGISIGDSIAALHGVIGALMALHHKQANGGKGQVVDVALYEAVFNMMESVVPEYGVYGMVRERTGASLPGIVPSNTYPCRDGSIVIGGNSDPIFRRLMLAIDRDDLANDPALAHNDGRVPRTQEIDGAIAAWLADRMIDEALDVLNAADVPVGRIYSVADMFTDPQYVARQMIQTFKWQDGRDITLPNVTPKLSETPGETRWLGPELGEHTDEVLQTLGYDADHIARLHAQQIV
- a CDS encoding ABC transporter substrate-binding protein produces the protein MQRRSFLAGSAALAGATLAGSPLAFAQSAQNKLETSKVAIAVGGKNLFYYLPLTIAERRNFFKDEGLEVEISDFAGGSQALKAAVGGSADVVSGAFEHTLLLQAKNQYFREFVLQGRAPQIVLAVSKKTMPGYKSIADLKGKKIGVTAPGSSTSIMASFVLAKAGLTAKDVSFIGVGAGAGAIAALQSGQVDALANLDPVMTKLERSGEIRVVSDTRTLNDTHTVFGGNMPAGCLYASQSFISKNPNTTQALTNAMVRALKWLQTATGTELINTVPESYLLGDRALYLDSWQHVKEAMSPDGLMPADGPATSLKTLQAFDETVKGKPIDLSKAWTNDFVKKALATVKA